The following coding sequences lie in one Tichowtungia aerotolerans genomic window:
- a CDS encoding type II secretion system protein GspD codes for MSSAEKTPLDLPPLDIERAIKHGKDAFSGGNLEEAKTYFEAVLYDDPQNSTAIRWLRRIAGQQTAREKQSYITTRTRMLETVQEAWNTPKAKGKIIGCPTSSGKPTAEDLRQQELRRKLESIQIPSIAFQNADIQQVVLELAALCRELDDEGKGVNLVVFGTSKTLLPPVTFSSTDLSVQETLDVITQMSGMKYEIGSNMVILTPVNYEPPQQMVSAEFDVMPTVGAKMVLMTGGDAAPSGLLDVRSFFSSAPFPQGSSAQFNPEFNILLVHNASKYMPEIEALLKRYNQKALEERARQVEIETKFIEIAQGTLDELGFEWTVGENGSYLNEDTITIPGGQKLFTDTLRTGGEAFNANTGSALADSLTASAGELLVQKIKGDIPFDLLIRALERQQGSDLLSAPKILTKSGETATIHIGEIRSFPTAYDVIIERYAQPSLLPLDYEQYQTGVLLEVTPEVDVENGTIDLELAPEIRELTGFDEQHVGTIWPEYGDESLDMDASSEGSELLSFLTTREESRTENADRLIAYQPIFKTRKVETSVTIEDGSTIAMGGLIKEQMESFKDSVPILGKIPLLGRLFRSEGERSVKRNLLIFVTANQVNSSGYRKNLE; via the coding sequence ATGTCATCCGCCGAAAAAACACCCCTGGACCTCCCTCCTCTCGATATAGAAAGAGCGATCAAACACGGAAAGGACGCATTCAGCGGCGGAAATCTGGAAGAAGCCAAAACCTACTTTGAGGCTGTATTGTATGACGACCCTCAGAATTCGACCGCCATCCGCTGGCTGCGCCGAATTGCGGGACAACAAACCGCACGCGAAAAGCAAAGCTACATAACAACCCGAACCCGCATGCTCGAGACCGTTCAGGAAGCGTGGAACACCCCGAAGGCGAAAGGGAAAATCATCGGCTGCCCGACTTCGTCGGGCAAACCAACCGCTGAAGATCTTCGTCAGCAGGAACTGCGCAGAAAGCTCGAATCCATCCAGATTCCATCGATCGCATTCCAGAATGCAGATATTCAACAGGTGGTCCTCGAACTCGCAGCGCTCTGCCGCGAACTGGATGACGAAGGAAAAGGCGTGAATCTGGTTGTGTTTGGCACCTCAAAAACACTCTTGCCGCCTGTCACGTTCTCCAGCACCGATCTGTCTGTTCAGGAAACACTGGACGTCATCACCCAGATGTCCGGTATGAAATATGAAATCGGTTCCAACATGGTCATACTGACCCCCGTCAACTATGAACCGCCCCAGCAGATGGTCTCCGCTGAATTTGATGTGATGCCGACTGTCGGTGCAAAAATGGTCCTCATGACCGGCGGCGACGCAGCCCCCTCCGGACTCCTTGACGTGCGCAGTTTTTTCAGCTCCGCTCCCTTCCCGCAAGGCTCCAGCGCCCAGTTCAATCCCGAGTTCAACATTCTGCTGGTGCACAACGCATCCAAGTATATGCCTGAAATCGAAGCCTTGCTGAAACGCTACAACCAGAAAGCTCTCGAAGAACGCGCCCGGCAGGTGGAAATTGAAACCAAGTTTATCGAGATCGCCCAAGGCACTCTTGATGAACTCGGTTTTGAATGGACCGTCGGCGAAAACGGCAGCTACCTCAACGAGGATACCATCACCATTCCCGGCGGACAGAAACTGTTCACCGACACACTGCGCACCGGCGGAGAAGCCTTCAACGCCAACACCGGCTCCGCTCTGGCCGACAGCCTCACGGCATCCGCAGGAGAACTGCTCGTTCAGAAAATAAAAGGCGACATCCCGTTCGACCTGCTCATTCGCGCCCTGGAACGCCAGCAGGGCTCCGACCTGCTCTCTGCGCCGAAAATTCTCACAAAAAGCGGCGAAACCGCCACCATTCATATCGGCGAAATCCGCTCCTTCCCCACCGCCTACGACGTCATCATCGAGCGCTACGCCCAACCCAGCCTGCTCCCGCTCGACTACGAGCAATACCAAACCGGCGTCCTGCTCGAAGTAACTCCCGAAGTCGATGTGGAAAACGGAACCATCGATCTCGAACTCGCACCGGAGATTCGCGAACTGACCGGCTTTGATGAGCAGCACGTTGGAACTATCTGGCCGGAATACGGAGATGAATCACTGGATATGGACGCCTCATCCGAGGGTTCTGAACTGCTGTCCTTCCTAACCACCCGCGAAGAAAGCAGAACCGAAAACGCGGACCGGCTGATCGCATACCAGCCGATTTTTAAAACCCGCAAAGTCGAAACGTCTGTCACCATCGAAGACGGCAGCACCATCGCTATGGGCGGCTTGATCAAGGAACAAATGGAGTCCTTCAAAGACAGCGTTCCAATCCTGGGAAAAATCCCACTGCTCGGACGCCTTTTCCGCTCCGAAGGGGAACGCAGCGTGAAACGAAATCTTCTTATTTTTGTCACCGCCAATCAGGTAAATTCATCCGGTTACAGAAAGAATCTGGAATAA
- a CDS encoding DUF6538 domain-containing protein has product MKVQVRYVQQRGQSYFFRMAIPQPLQAHYENRSEISHALRSTSLMEAHTLALALATVYRKQFRDLKAGKLVCGIQAGEGYLDSLQLRAANELPLVEQVASSEQNAEKQMTLMEVYQEVRGLGKRSAVVEDERLAAVKLLVDWFGDRPIAEFMIWVRETVLALLQTGVPLEPMTTQQLLEMLEDHDLVELIPGLKEGEGIDDSRHLKKALRTTGRRFGDLFKNKDQISIEDMVIRKDTERVKRDDGKGYRNHSVYTFAKAEAA; this is encoded by the coding sequence ATGAAGGTTCAAGTCCGCTACGTTCAACAACGTGGTCAGTCGTATTTTTTTCGTATGGCTATTCCTCAGCCGCTTCAAGCGCACTACGAAAATCGTTCTGAGATCTCTCATGCACTTCGATCAACGAGTCTGATGGAGGCTCATACACTGGCTCTGGCCCTTGCTACAGTCTACCGGAAGCAGTTCCGTGATTTGAAGGCCGGCAAGCTGGTGTGTGGGATACAGGCAGGTGAAGGATATTTGGATTCCCTGCAATTGAGAGCTGCCAATGAGCTACCCTTGGTTGAGCAGGTTGCTTCGTCTGAGCAAAATGCTGAAAAGCAGATGACCTTGATGGAGGTGTATCAGGAGGTTCGTGGTCTTGGGAAACGTAGTGCGGTTGTTGAGGATGAGCGATTGGCTGCGGTGAAACTGCTGGTTGACTGGTTTGGAGATCGGCCTATCGCTGAGTTTATGATCTGGGTGCGTGAAACAGTATTGGCATTGCTGCAGACAGGGGTACCTTTGGAGCCCATGACAACGCAGCAGTTGCTTGAAATGCTGGAGGATCACGACCTTGTCGAATTGATCCCCGGTTTGAAGGAGGGCGAAGGTATTGACGACAGTCGGCACCTCAAAAAAGCCTTGCGGACGACTGGGCGTAGGTTTGGCGACTTGTTCAAGAACAAAGATCAGATCAGCATTGAAGATATGGTGATCCGCAAGGACACCGAACGTGTTAAGCGTGATGACGGCAAAGGTTATCGAAACCATTCGGTTTACACTTTTGCCAAGGCTGAAGCTGCCTAA
- a CDS encoding RHS repeat domain-containing protein translates to MKKSRPINACTIFAIFLWGCVAAMGNTLPERVLTDMSTVDVLYKSVSEYKTKTGFSEDDYVDPPPYSGRRYLGLSTIITSSFSDFISGGACFAGPVYWNTQASCTWVTEESIDLSKHPTWTSTPGDYLQVIYSGTYHKQRDTATLEFNSLDNPGVYKYIVKNITENATRNAELSWSGKKTTRTQTDSYTFDETFYSSSSDEHTDTFSVNDPWLYISPEVTNYVFFNEFTTAAFCAKTRALLNTKSYSGDWAVDNGFDLALRNLWYEESLQLKKSIYKIRVQTDSLDQGVRYKVQWTEMFLPEWYPYEGDVQVLQHRTFSFVATGGTVESPEYELVPPKQNGYVHVVVDEPDFVIDPILFEESWLPPDEKSTTQVFAGIKNPKDPGQKASYLSRIRWKILPVKDGKLLSTSISGQGTTVDLAKALLRAGDETGSIYVMAYDSEKPGVYAVEKFYIACGPCSDGICGKVENECVSLEIGLGKAADGSSAGSLSVLEKEPNPYIYSPVSLHYPIDETGLSDVIRDEHGTVRQVKTASLIADVVVPENLVVITTNASYTTTNYAGYEVRLYVPSAVAGTSNGLFQIAAGVDPYRVWRIEDPELLAGDGDQVRVREILNGISGSKTNSSLFVWDSSLNGWELQKGDGAQIIKRGSVVAGDTDTRTLLITDAFGNDATETHRVYRDYSWGTVLIQEIQDPNGSALTTDYTYYNDETDPARMGKLESVKYPDGSWIKYFYDDEGRESSVWSPWLNVTLEQAAASNCKRVDTGYEPIDSADVAQTNSYVLLKPRVVTEYIEDTPVKKTAYAYYTNATERIEKTVVYDDPVSGSYADTNNQISTAVYYLEDDANADLADKIKRTVSAEGLTANYGYLRGNFSWIDRTAGSFAFTANTNGAWLCETVTNGIVSSPAGVANKTTMEVSYRNEYGGVELSETHVYTGSSYERISWTASEYDYNLSYPDAVGHVINRYFSDGTMEENDWSSCCGLEGIINRQGQQELYNYDALERRDDVTRLGEGTQPDIGIIYGFDAAGRQVSMTEAGGGLTRTTASTYDLAGRLQSSTNEAGLATSYIYENGGRISSVTLPGGATQVTENYIDGRTKRVSGSAVIEQTYEYGFDGTNLWTKVYSGPLGPGSPRWEKTVSDADGKPLRTERPGFGGVLLTTKYTNNTKGQLVKIEEFEGTALKRVTINEYDDLGNVVRSGLDEDQDGVLELASMDRITDTDFSYWNDWTNWWQRSTSVSYPKGNNAFALTNSVTKTRLTGLGSAGTNGILTGESVSKDVFGSETVSESWVSRTNKTITQVVDIPTSTDDQISITVNGLLQSVQSASGGGTVQYGYDGLGRQTTVVDPRIGTATTHYNSKGQVDWTEDTHGVKTGYAYDSETGQRFSSSITNGSEIITTYTEFDDLGNLVHQWGSAAYPVAYDYDDFGQKTHLHTYRGGSNWIASVWAGDSEQADTTEWLYDQTTGLVTNKLYADGKGPSYTYWPDGKLKTRTWARSDGGQPLSTTYTYADTGELLSTDYSDDTDDISCTYYRTGQQKTVTDAQGVHSFEYTDEGLLDVEKLDGVEVIDRKHDSFGHNAGYDVDDASSFVSYGYDSYGRFSVITSTVDSASSVIDYSYVPDTGLISGYTAHTEGSAASLFVTKGYESDRNIISGITNQVVGGTNAGVISSFTYTNDDLGRRTRRDDVRGGLHAQDSALYSTYWNFGYNSRSEMTNAVRRFSDSTPVVGQSKSYQYDSIGNRKNVDATSPSRSEVYTANELNQYTSRMIPGFVDVSGIAATNATVTVRDAAHAELPVPVTRQDDYFYTAYSVSNSTAAFTNSLEINAVINPPGTNDPDIVETAVRPAFVPQTPEQLQYDDDGNLTTDGKNIYVYNAENRLVLVSNFQYQVSYSYDYQGRMFKRTVNGVQHDYQWDGWNIIRETSHSATNVFTWGLDLSGSLQGAGGVGGLMSASLGGTNVFYGFDANGNVTDLVRSDGSVAAQYDYDSFGNLLIDSATISGNPFKFSTKFWEPETGLLHYELRPYLPKIGRWLSRDPIEEDGGLNLYVFTKNAVVNSFDLLGAAEFVESPTPIPKISYSLIHRDDGLLRKATQSEYLFYSVGVGLFNQSSVAKTLLKQFMLKEGEGLLLSAQQLRLAKPEIRTVLLDQIIKSKRRDSDLFILKATWIPAAANENGTFGRAWARIGGEVCLSNDDESWSFDGEVFFHDLYDFDSAPPSWSDAHLPAPSWPFPYPYKRSGGTGGAGDKVKWAEKHIPGVPFYVRSVVVRVRGESSTGFLNLNSD, encoded by the coding sequence ATGAAGAAAAGTAGGCCAATCAACGCATGCACTATATTTGCAATCTTTCTGTGGGGCTGTGTTGCCGCAATGGGAAACACTTTGCCAGAGCGCGTTTTGACAGATATGAGCACCGTAGATGTTCTCTATAAATCAGTAAGTGAATATAAGACAAAAACCGGATTTTCAGAAGATGATTACGTAGATCCACCACCATATTCTGGCAGGCGTTATCTGGGTCTCAGCACTATAATAACCAGTTCCTTTAGCGATTTCATTTCTGGGGGAGCTTGTTTTGCGGGGCCTGTTTATTGGAATACACAGGCGTCATGTACATGGGTTACTGAAGAAAGTATTGATTTGTCCAAACACCCGACATGGACATCAACGCCAGGTGACTATCTACAAGTGATATACAGCGGCACGTATCACAAACAAAGGGATACCGCGACTTTAGAGTTTAACTCGCTTGATAATCCCGGCGTGTATAAATACATCGTTAAGAATATAACCGAAAATGCGACACGAAATGCAGAGCTGTCGTGGTCTGGAAAAAAAACCACAAGAACGCAAACAGATTCATATACGTTTGATGAAACTTTTTACAGCTCATCATCTGATGAACACACTGATACCTTTTCGGTCAATGACCCTTGGCTCTATATATCTCCTGAAGTAACGAACTATGTGTTTTTCAATGAGTTTACAACCGCCGCGTTCTGTGCAAAAACGAGGGCCTTGTTGAACACGAAGAGCTATTCTGGGGACTGGGCAGTCGATAATGGCTTTGATCTTGCTTTGCGTAATTTGTGGTACGAAGAGAGTTTGCAGTTAAAGAAATCTATTTATAAAATTCGGGTGCAAACCGATTCGCTTGACCAGGGAGTAAGATACAAGGTGCAGTGGACAGAGATGTTCCTCCCGGAGTGGTATCCCTATGAGGGTGATGTTCAAGTATTACAACATCGGACTTTTAGTTTTGTTGCAACAGGCGGGACAGTCGAATCCCCCGAGTATGAACTGGTTCCTCCAAAACAAAACGGATATGTTCACGTGGTTGTTGATGAGCCTGATTTTGTAATTGATCCGATTCTCTTTGAGGAAAGTTGGCTTCCTCCAGATGAAAAATCAACAACACAGGTTTTCGCCGGAATCAAGAACCCTAAGGATCCGGGCCAGAAAGCTAGCTATTTAAGCCGGATCAGATGGAAAATCCTTCCCGTTAAAGATGGGAAGTTGCTAAGCACATCGATAAGCGGTCAGGGCACGACCGTTGACCTTGCAAAAGCATTGCTGAGAGCTGGAGATGAGACTGGAAGCATTTATGTGATGGCTTACGACAGCGAGAAGCCGGGCGTTTATGCTGTTGAAAAGTTTTATATCGCCTGTGGCCCTTGTTCGGACGGAATCTGTGGAAAAGTAGAAAATGAATGCGTTTCTTTGGAAATTGGGCTGGGCAAAGCCGCAGACGGATCGTCGGCTGGAAGCCTGTCGGTTTTAGAAAAAGAGCCGAATCCTTATATTTACTCTCCGGTTTCACTCCACTACCCAATTGATGAGACTGGGCTGTCCGATGTGATTCGTGATGAGCACGGAACTGTCCGGCAGGTAAAAACCGCCAGCTTGATCGCCGATGTCGTTGTGCCGGAAAATCTGGTGGTGATCACAACAAACGCGAGCTATACGACCACAAATTATGCAGGCTATGAGGTACGCTTGTATGTTCCTTCTGCTGTTGCGGGAACCAGTAATGGGTTGTTCCAGATTGCTGCCGGCGTCGATCCTTACAGAGTGTGGCGAATCGAAGATCCGGAACTGCTGGCCGGCGATGGGGATCAGGTTCGGGTTCGTGAGATTTTAAATGGAATCTCCGGCTCAAAAACAAACAGCAGTTTGTTTGTCTGGGATTCAAGTTTGAATGGATGGGAGCTTCAGAAAGGGGATGGAGCCCAGATTATTAAACGGGGTTCTGTTGTCGCTGGCGACACAGACACACGAACCCTGCTGATAACGGATGCTTTTGGCAATGACGCTACCGAAACCCATAGAGTCTATCGGGACTACTCCTGGGGAACCGTGTTAATTCAGGAAATCCAAGATCCAAATGGCTCGGCCCTGACAACAGATTATACGTATTACAATGACGAAACAGACCCTGCCCGCATGGGAAAACTGGAGTCGGTAAAATATCCCGACGGATCGTGGATAAAATATTTCTATGATGATGAGGGGCGGGAAAGCTCGGTTTGGTCACCGTGGCTTAATGTGACGTTGGAGCAGGCAGCAGCATCAAACTGCAAGCGGGTAGACACCGGCTACGAACCGATAGATTCTGCCGACGTTGCGCAGACAAACAGCTATGTACTTCTAAAGCCGCGAGTGGTGACAGAATACATCGAAGATACGCCGGTGAAAAAAACCGCATATGCCTATTACACCAACGCCACTGAGCGAATTGAAAAAACAGTTGTTTATGATGATCCTGTCTCCGGTAGTTATGCAGATACCAACAATCAGATTTCTACGGCTGTTTATTATCTGGAAGATGATGCGAATGCTGACTTAGCTGACAAAATCAAGCGGACGGTTTCCGCTGAAGGTTTAACCGCGAACTATGGCTACCTCCGAGGAAACTTTTCATGGATTGATCGTACGGCAGGATCGTTTGCTTTCACCGCGAATACCAACGGTGCATGGCTGTGTGAAACCGTAACCAACGGCATTGTTTCGAGTCCGGCTGGAGTGGCAAACAAGACGACCATGGAAGTTTCGTATCGCAACGAATATGGCGGAGTGGAGCTTTCAGAAACACATGTTTACACTGGAAGTTCATATGAACGCATCAGCTGGACGGCCAGCGAATACGATTACAACCTAAGCTACCCGGATGCGGTCGGGCATGTGATCAACCGGTACTTTTCTGACGGAACAATGGAAGAAAACGACTGGAGTTCCTGTTGCGGGCTGGAGGGAATCATTAATCGGCAGGGACAGCAGGAGCTTTACAACTATGATGCATTGGAACGGCGAGACGATGTGACCCGTCTTGGCGAAGGCACTCAACCGGACATCGGTATCATTTATGGGTTTGATGCGGCCGGGCGACAGGTCTCTATGACGGAGGCAGGGGGCGGATTGACCCGAACGACGGCAAGCACCTATGACTTGGCTGGCCGTCTGCAATCTTCGACGAACGAAGCGGGACTAGCCACATCCTACATCTATGAAAATGGCGGCCGCATCAGCTCGGTGACTCTGCCCGGAGGCGCAACACAGGTTACAGAAAACTATATTGACGGTCGCACCAAGCGGGTTTCCGGATCGGCTGTTATCGAACAAACCTATGAATACGGCTTTGACGGAACCAATCTGTGGACAAAGGTTTATTCCGGCCCGCTGGGCCCCGGCTCGCCCCGATGGGAAAAGACGGTCAGCGATGCCGACGGAAAACCACTGCGCACAGAACGTCCCGGCTTTGGCGGAGTTTTGTTAACCACGAAATACACGAACAACACAAAAGGACAGCTGGTCAAAATTGAGGAATTTGAAGGGACGGCTTTAAAACGTGTCACAATCAATGAATACGATGATCTGGGCAACGTTGTTCGCTCCGGCCTGGATGAAGATCAGGATGGAGTTCTGGAATTGGCGTCCATGGATCGCATCACCGATACGGATTTCAGCTATTGGAATGACTGGACAAACTGGTGGCAACGCTCCACGTCGGTTTCCTACCCCAAGGGCAATAACGCTTTTGCCCTCACCAATTCCGTTACCAAAACCCGGCTGACCGGCCTGGGCTCAGCCGGAACGAATGGAATCCTGACAGGTGAAAGCGTGAGCAAAGACGTATTTGGCAGCGAAACCGTATCCGAGTCGTGGGTGAGCAGGACGAACAAGACCATCACACAGGTTGTCGATATTCCGACATCTACAGATGATCAAATCAGCATCACGGTCAACGGCCTGCTCCAGTCTGTTCAATCTGCGTCGGGTGGCGGAACGGTTCAGTACGGCTACGATGGTCTCGGCCGCCAAACCACGGTGGTTGATCCCAGAATTGGAACAGCCACTACGCATTACAATTCCAAAGGCCAGGTTGATTGGACGGAAGATACGCACGGAGTAAAAACCGGATATGCCTATGATTCTGAAACAGGGCAACGTTTTTCCAGTTCCATTACTAACGGCTCTGAAATCATCACGACCTATACCGAGTTTGATGATTTAGGCAATTTGGTTCATCAGTGGGGATCTGCCGCTTATCCTGTAGCTTATGATTATGACGATTTCGGGCAGAAAACCCATCTGCACACCTATAGGGGCGGAAGCAACTGGATTGCCTCGGTTTGGGCCGGAGACAGCGAACAAGCCGACACCACAGAATGGCTCTACGACCAGACCACCGGACTTGTCACAAACAAACTTTACGCTGACGGCAAAGGCCCGTCCTATACCTACTGGCCGGACGGAAAACTCAAAACCCGGACGTGGGCCCGGTCCGACGGCGGACAGCCACTAAGCACCACCTACACCTATGCGGATACCGGGGAGCTGCTGTCTACAGATTACTCAGATGACACAGATGATATTTCCTGCACCTATTACCGAACTGGACAGCAGAAAACCGTAACGGATGCCCAGGGCGTACATTCATTCGAATACACGGATGAGGGATTACTGGATGTTGAAAAACTCGACGGCGTTGAAGTCATTGATCGCAAGCATGACTCTTTTGGCCACAATGCCGGTTATGATGTAGACGATGCTTCCAGCTTCGTCAGCTATGGCTACGATTCTTACGGCCGTTTTTCAGTTATTACTTCAACTGTTGACTCTGCGAGCTCAGTGATTGATTACTCATACGTTCCTGATACGGGACTGATTTCAGGTTATACAGCCCATACCGAGGGATCTGCTGCTTCACTTTTTGTTACAAAAGGTTATGAGTCTGATCGCAATATAATTTCCGGGATTACAAACCAGGTTGTCGGGGGAACGAATGCGGGGGTAATTTCCTCATTTACGTATACAAACGATGATCTCGGAAGAAGAACTCGAAGGGATGATGTTCGAGGCGGGTTGCATGCTCAAGATTCCGCGCTTTATTCCACGTATTGGAATTTTGGATACAACAGCCGGTCAGAAATGACCAATGCAGTGCGTCGTTTTTCTGATTCTACTCCCGTTGTCGGGCAGTCGAAATCTTATCAATATGACAGTATAGGAAATCGAAAAAATGTAGACGCGACGTCCCCGTCGCGTTCCGAAGTCTACACGGCAAACGAGTTAAACCAGTACACGTCCCGAATGATCCCCGGCTTCGTAGACGTAAGTGGCATCGCCGCAACCAATGCAACCGTTACCGTGCGTGACGCCGCTCATGCTGAGCTGCCGGTCCCTGTTACGCGACAGGACGATTATTTCTACACCGCGTACTCTGTGAGCAACTCGACCGCTGCATTCACCAACTCGCTGGAAATCAATGCCGTCATCAATCCTCCGGGCACAAACGACCCTGACATTGTGGAAACCGCAGTGCGACCAGCCTTCGTCCCGCAAACACCGGAACAGCTCCAATACGATGATGACGGAAACCTGACCACAGACGGCAAAAATATTTATGTGTACAATGCCGAGAACCGCTTGGTTCTAGTTTCAAATTTCCAGTATCAAGTTTCTTATTCTTACGATTACCAAGGCCGAATGTTCAAGCGCACAGTCAACGGCGTTCAACATGATTACCAGTGGGATGGTTGGAACATCATTCGCGAGACATCGCACAGTGCAACCAACGTATTCACTTGGGGGCTGGATTTGAGCGGATCGCTTCAGGGAGCAGGTGGTGTTGGCGGCTTGATGTCTGCCAGCCTTGGTGGAACAAACGTCTTCTATGGCTTTGATGCCAACGGTAACGTAACGGATCTAGTCAGGTCCGATGGCTCGGTTGCAGCCCAATATGACTACGATTCTTTCGGCAATCTGCTGATTGATAGCGCAACCATTTCTGGCAATCCGTTTAAGTTCAGCACCAAATTCTGGGAACCAGAGACGGGACTCCTACACTATGAGCTTCGCCCATATCTTCCAAAGATTGGAAGGTGGCTCAGCCGTGACCCGATAGAGGAAGATGGGGGGCTAAATCTTTATGTGTTTACTAAAAACGCAGTTGTTAACTCTTTTGATCTTCTTGGGGCGGCTGAGTTTGTGGAAAGCCCCACGCCAATTCCAAAAATATCCTACTCATTAATACACCGAGATGATGGTTTGTTACGCAAGGCTACTCAGTCTGAATATTTGTTTTATTCTGTAGGGGTCGGGTTGTTCAATCAATCTTCAGTAGCGAAGACGTTGCTTAAGCAATTTATGTTAAAAGAAGGTGAAGGTTTATTGCTGAGCGCACAACAACTGAGGTTGGCGAAACCAGAAATCAGAACAGTTTTGCTGGATCAAATCATCAAAAGTAAGCGCAGAGATTCTGATTTATTTATTCTTAAGGCAACATGGATACCTGCCGCTGCAAATGAAAATGGAACGTTTGGTCGGGCTTGGGCTCGAATTGGTGGTGAGGTTTGTTTGTCTAATGATGACGAGTCTTGGTCTTTCGATGGCGAAGTGTTTTTTCATGACTTATATGATTTTGATTCCGCACCGCCCTCTTGGAGTGATGCTCATTTGCCAGCTCCATCCTGGCCCTTCCCGTACCCCTATAAGCGAAGCGGAGGAACCGGCGGTGCTGGCGATAAGGTAAAATGGGCGGAGAAACATATCCCCGGTGTACCATTTTATGTGCGTAGTGTGGTCGTCAGAGTCCGTGGAGAAAGTTCCACCGGCTTCTTAAATCTGAATTCCGATTAG
- a CDS encoding Kelch repeat-containing protein, whose translation MKRIVCILILLAPCCFAGVPSEINYQGRLTDSGGNAVTGDVSMAVRIYDSAENGNELYSEDIGTVTLDVNGIYSFQFGSTGQSVANENEPALTGALQDASSHWLELSLNGIAQSPREKILTVPFSLHAGYADEAGTATGDLREEIDALTGPTPSGNIILSATYPNSELEAQGYSILELIPGQRWIFTGITPRSGNYGSSYLNFSGKMWCIGYSSIYSSSDGAAWSYSGNSPNMGLYNRSVATFDGKMWVMGGKDASYYYNQVWCSGNGTQWTQATANADWAGRHNAAAVEFQNKLWLMGGEKGSSKFKDVWWTTNGTNWTQATASANWLAGSVVAFEFQDKLWVIDTYSTVWWSTNGITWNSAGRIPFYHYLFGNDNSACVVDDQIYFINGDTDLICTSSNGSDWEIAGVSYWSKDKSLLLSFENLLWVLSDAEYSTIARSDTIKQDNGLYYYRKD comes from the coding sequence ATGAAAAGAATCGTATGTATATTAATATTATTGGCACCCTGTTGCTTCGCAGGCGTTCCTTCCGAAATTAACTATCAAGGTCGCCTGACCGACTCAGGTGGCAATGCCGTCACAGGTGATGTTTCGATGGCCGTCCGCATTTACGACTCTGCAGAAAACGGTAATGAGCTTTACTCTGAAGACATCGGCACCGTCACCCTAGATGTAAACGGTATCTACAGTTTCCAGTTCGGGTCGACAGGCCAAAGCGTTGCAAATGAGAATGAGCCGGCATTGACAGGAGCCTTGCAGGATGCCAGCTCGCATTGGCTGGAACTCTCGCTAAATGGAATTGCCCAATCGCCACGGGAAAAAATATTAACTGTACCTTTTTCACTCCACGCAGGTTATGCAGATGAAGCGGGAACCGCCACAGGTGATTTGCGGGAAGAGATAGATGCACTGACCGGCCCCACACCATCCGGAAACATCATCCTCTCGGCAACCTACCCCAACTCAGAACTCGAAGCACAGGGATATTCGATTCTTGAGCTAATCCCAGGTCAACGCTGGATATTTACCGGAATTACACCAAGGTCGGGTAATTATGGAAGCTCCTACCTTAATTTTTCCGGAAAGATGTGGTGTATCGGTTATAGCTCAATTTATTCCTCATCTGATGGAGCCGCTTGGTCCTATTCCGGCAATTCACCCAACATGGGGCTCTATAACCGTTCAGTTGCCACTTTCGACGGGAAAATGTGGGTGATGGGAGGCAAAGACGCATCTTATTATTATAACCAGGTCTGGTGTTCGGGAAACGGAACGCAATGGACACAGGCCACAGCCAACGCTGACTGGGCAGGCAGACACAACGCCGCTGCAGTAGAATTTCAGAACAAGTTGTGGCTGATGGGAGGCGAAAAAGGCTCTTCAAAATTTAAGGATGTCTGGTGGACAACAAACGGAACTAACTGGACACAAGCTACAGCCAGCGCCAACTGGCTGGCGGGATCTGTTGTCGCATTCGAATTCCAAGACAAGTTGTGGGTAATCGACACATATTCGACTGTCTGGTGGTCAACAAACGGCATTACATGGAATTCCGCAGGCCGCATCCCGTTCTATCACTACCTCTTCGGTAATGATAACAGCGCTTGCGTTGTTGATGACCAAATTTATTTTATCAATGGTGACACAGATCTGATTTGTACATCATCCAATGGCTCTGACTGGGAAATTGCAGGCGTTAGTTACTGGTCTAAGGACAAAAGCCTTCTTCTTTCGTTTGAAAATTTACTGTGGGTACTTTCAGATGCGGAATACAGCACTATCGCCAGGTCGGACACAATAAAGCAGGACAACGGCCTATACTACTACCGGAAGGACTGA